From a single Lolium rigidum isolate FL_2022 chromosome 7, APGP_CSIRO_Lrig_0.1, whole genome shotgun sequence genomic region:
- the LOC124678461 gene encoding protein phosphatase 1 regulatory subunit INH3-like, with product MASRGPPPSSSASGSVTVTIDPSPSSSSSSAPAAAPPPPETVVLRLKRRAKKKVSWKEGTVDNESLGRKSSKKCCIFHKEVPFDEDCSDDEPDPGRRNPPGDGGEGTSGGCSSHGHRHHQH from the coding sequence ATGGCTTCTCGCGGGCCGCCTCCGTCGTCGTCCGCATCCGGATCCGTGACCGTGACGATCGAcccctccccttcctcctcctcctcctccgcgcccgcagccgccccgccgccgccggagacggtgGTGCTGCGGCTGAAGCGGCGGGCGAAGAAGAAGGTCTCCTGGAAGGAGGGGACCGTGGACAACGAGTCCCTCGGCCGCAAGAGCTCCAAGAAGTGCTGCATCTTCCACAAGGAGGTCCCCTTCGACGAGGactgcagcgacgacgagccggacccCGGCCGCCGGAATCCTCCGGGGGACGGCGGCGAGGGTACCAGCGGCGGCTGCTCCTCCCACGGCCATAGACACCACCAGCACTGA